In a genomic window of Venatoribacter cucullus:
- the nirB gene encoding nitrite reductase large subunit NirB → MSKKRILVVGNGMVGHQFLTTFASSDMAGQCELITFSEEPRLAYDRVQLSKYFSGASADDLALTTAADYQQQQIHFHLNDRVTGINPRQKTITTASGRTEGYDKLILATGSYPFVPPVPGKDQPHCLVYRTIEDLEAIAAAAAVSKTGVVIGGGLLGLEAANALKQAGLETHVVEFAPRLMAVQLDEGGGRLLREKIEALGVQVHTGKNTQEIVAGEECRYRLNFADGSFLETDMVLFSAGIRPQDALARDTGLTLGERGGIVINDYCQTSDDDIYAIGECALWDNKIYGLVAPGYQMARVAAGHIVSQLFTHAEPALVFNGADMSTKLKLLGVEVGSLGDAHGHTAGARSFVFHDELEGVYKRLNVSADGKKLLGAVLVGDTSAYGTLLQLMLNNMDIPGSPASLIVPASNGDDAGIGLGVAALPATAQICSCYDVSKGAIGEAVRSGCCKVVDIKDATKAATGCGGCAALVKQVMDAELTALGVVVTNHICEHFAFSRAELADIIRVKGYKTFSAVLEDHGSGHGCEICKPTIGSILASYHNDYILQDDHIGLQDTNDIFLGNMQKDGTYSIVPRVAGGEITPEKLIVLGEIARDYDLYTKITGGQRIDLFGAQLHELPEIWQRLIDAGFETGHAYGKSLRTVKSCVGSTWCRYGVLDSVSMAIALENRYKGLRAPHKIKFGVSGCTRECAEAQSKDIGVIATEQGWNLYVCGNGGMRPRHADLFATGLNNEQLIQAIDRVLMFYVRTADRLQRTSVWLENLEGGLPYLQDVVLNDRLGIASELDNAMTHLVATYQCEWKTTLATPEKLLRFRHFINSDATDSQLLYVRERGQRRPATEDERIELLNLDNQPETQAGA, encoded by the coding sequence ATGAGCAAAAAACGCATTCTTGTCGTTGGCAACGGTATGGTAGGACACCAGTTTTTAACCACCTTCGCCAGCAGTGATATGGCCGGTCAGTGCGAGCTGATCACCTTCAGTGAAGAACCCCGTCTGGCTTACGACCGGGTACAACTCAGCAAATATTTCAGCGGCGCCAGCGCTGACGATCTGGCGTTGACCACCGCCGCTGACTATCAGCAGCAACAGATTCACTTCCATTTAAATGACCGCGTAACCGGCATTAATCCGCGCCAGAAAACCATTACCACCGCCAGTGGCCGCACCGAAGGCTATGACAAATTAATTCTGGCCACGGGTTCCTATCCCTTTGTGCCGCCGGTGCCGGGTAAAGACCAGCCGCATTGTCTGGTGTACCGCACCATTGAAGATCTGGAAGCCATTGCTGCCGCTGCCGCCGTGAGTAAAACCGGCGTGGTTATCGGTGGTGGTCTGCTGGGTCTGGAAGCCGCCAATGCGTTGAAACAAGCCGGGCTGGAAACCCATGTGGTGGAATTCGCCCCGCGTTTAATGGCGGTGCAGTTAGATGAAGGCGGCGGTCGCTTATTGCGCGAAAAAATTGAAGCGCTGGGCGTGCAGGTGCACACCGGCAAAAATACCCAGGAAATTGTCGCCGGTGAAGAATGTCGCTACCGCCTGAATTTTGCCGACGGTTCCTTTCTGGAAACCGATATGGTGCTGTTCTCGGCCGGTATTCGCCCGCAGGATGCACTAGCGCGTGACACCGGTTTAACCCTGGGTGAGCGCGGCGGTATCGTAATTAACGATTATTGCCAAACCTCCGACGACGATATTTACGCCATTGGCGAATGCGCGCTGTGGGATAACAAAATTTACGGTCTGGTGGCACCGGGTTATCAGATGGCGCGGGTGGCGGCCGGGCATATTGTCAGTCAGTTATTTACCCATGCTGAGCCGGCGCTGGTTTTTAACGGTGCCGATATGAGCACCAAGCTGAAATTACTGGGCGTGGAAGTCGGTTCGCTGGGCGATGCGCACGGCCATACCGCCGGGGCGCGCAGCTTTGTGTTCCATGACGAGCTGGAAGGCGTGTACAAACGCCTGAACGTATCGGCCGATGGGAAAAAACTGCTGGGTGCGGTGCTGGTGGGCGACACCTCGGCCTATGGCACTTTGCTGCAGTTAATGCTGAATAATATGGATATTCCCGGCAGCCCGGCCAGCCTGATTGTGCCGGCCTCCAATGGTGACGATGCCGGAATCGGTCTGGGGGTGGCGGCGTTGCCGGCCACCGCACAAATCTGTTCCTGCTACGACGTCAGCAAAGGCGCCATTGGCGAGGCGGTACGCAGTGGTTGCTGCAAAGTGGTGGATATTAAAGACGCCACCAAAGCCGCCACCGGCTGCGGCGGTTGTGCGGCGCTGGTGAAGCAGGTGATGGATGCCGAATTAACCGCGCTGGGCGTGGTAGTAACCAACCATATCTGTGAGCACTTTGCGTTCAGCCGTGCTGAGCTGGCCGATATTATTCGGGTGAAAGGTTATAAAACCTTCAGTGCGGTGCTGGAAGACCATGGCAGTGGCCATGGTTGTGAAATCTGCAAACCCACCATCGGCTCTATTCTGGCGTCGTATCACAATGATTATATTCTGCAGGATGACCACATCGGCCTGCAGGACACCAACGATATTTTCCTCGGCAATATGCAGAAAGACGGTACTTACTCCATTGTGCCGCGCGTAGCCGGCGGGGAAATTACCCCGGAAAAACTCATTGTGCTGGGTGAAATTGCCCGCGATTACGACCTGTACACCAAAATCACCGGCGGTCAGCGCATCGATTTATTCGGCGCGCAGTTGCATGAATTACCGGAAATCTGGCAGCGCCTGATTGATGCCGGTTTTGAAACCGGCCATGCCTACGGCAAATCCCTGCGTACGGTGAAATCCTGTGTCGGCAGCACCTGGTGCCGTTACGGCGTGCTCGACAGTGTGTCGATGGCGATTGCGCTGGAGAACCGCTACAAGGGCTTGCGTGCGCCGCACAAAATTAAATTCGGCGTATCGGGTTGTACGCGCGAATGTGCCGAAGCACAGAGCAAAGACATCGGCGTTATTGCCACCGAACAGGGCTGGAACCTGTATGTGTGCGGCAACGGCGGTATGCGTCCGCGCCACGCCGATTTATTCGCCACCGGCCTTAATAACGAGCAGCTGATTCAGGCCATCGACCGGGTGCTGATGTTTTATGTGCGCACCGCCGACCGCTTACAGCGTACTTCGGTATGGCTGGAAAATCTGGAAGGCGGCCTGCCGTATCTGCAAGACGTGGTGCTGAACGACCGCCTCGGCATTGCCAGCGAACTGGATAACGCCATGACGCATCTGGTGGCTACTTATCAGTGCGAATGGAAAACCACGCTGGCCACGCCGGAAAAATTACTGCGTTTCCGTCACTTTATTAACAGCGATGCTACCGACAGTCAGTTGCTGTATGTGCGTGAGCGTGGCCAGCGCCGGCCGGCTACCGAAGATGAACGTATTGAATTATTAAACCTGGATAACCAACCTGAAACTCAGGCAGGAGCATAA
- the nirD gene encoding nitrite reductase small subunit NirD — MNSAALHLVAVTTPWQVVCRLTDIAPDTGVCAWHKGEQVALFRLGHSEQVFAISNYDPVGGANVLSRGIVGSIGERLVVASPLYKQHYDLQTGECLEDDSVTLKVWPVRVEQGDILLG; from the coding sequence ATGAACTCAGCTGCATTACATCTCGTTGCGGTAACCACACCCTGGCAAGTGGTGTGTCGTTTAACTGATATCGCCCCGGACACCGGGGTGTGCGCCTGGCATAAAGGCGAACAGGTAGCGTTGTTCCGCCTGGGCCACAGCGAGCAGGTATTTGCTATCAGCAATTACGACCCGGTTGGCGGCGCCAATGTGCTGTCGCGCGGCATTGTCGGTTCCATTGGCGAGCGCCTGGTGGTGGCCTCACCGCTGTATAAACAGCATTACGATCTGCAGACCGGCGAATGTCTGGAAGATGATTCCGTAACGCTTAAGGTGTGGCCGGTGCGGGTAGAGCAGGGGGATATTTTGCTGGGGTAA
- a CDS encoding NAD(P)/FAD-dependent oxidoreductase, translating into MNTDSVLLIIGNGMATNRLLETLDTHHHFARILVLSDEPARHYNRIMLSPLLAGETDLAAITPHDDDWYSKRRIQIFYGESAVAVNTQQRNITCASGLTLSWTQLIFATGSRSFIPSIPGAGCRNVLGFRTLQDVQNMQARLPHSRHATVVGAGLLGVEAAVGLQAQGLQVTLMHRNPVLMNRQLDSTAAQLLHNALRQRGIQVRTGCGPEQLLSDNGQEINRLLLHRSGRDTRQTLATDLVIFATGIIPNTELAAQAGIACNKGIQVNEYLQTSVPGIYALGECCEFSGTTYGLVAPIWHQVQVLSQMLLKQPASPYYEQPQITKLKVSGLDMHSIGDIHAGPDDGCELMTLLDEEAGMYKKLVLRHNRIIGALCVGDVRHSQWYFDLLMQAEDISDQRLTLLFGPQQRPEAA; encoded by the coding sequence ATGAATACCGATTCCGTCTTGCTGATTATCGGCAATGGCATGGCCACTAACCGGCTGTTGGAAACGCTGGATACCCACCATCATTTTGCCCGCATTCTGGTACTCAGTGACGAGCCGGCCCGGCATTACAACCGCATTATGCTGTCGCCTTTACTGGCTGGTGAAACCGATCTGGCCGCTATTACTCCGCACGATGACGACTGGTACAGCAAACGACGCATACAGATTTTTTATGGTGAGAGCGCAGTAGCCGTAAACACCCAACAACGGAATATTACCTGCGCCAGCGGCTTAACCCTGAGCTGGACGCAGCTGATTTTTGCCACCGGCTCACGCAGTTTTATTCCGTCGATTCCGGGCGCTGGTTGCAGGAATGTGCTAGGTTTCCGCACCCTGCAGGATGTACAAAACATGCAGGCCCGCTTGCCACATAGCCGCCACGCCACCGTGGTGGGTGCCGGTTTATTGGGCGTGGAAGCCGCGGTTGGTTTGCAGGCTCAGGGGCTGCAGGTCACCTTAATGCACCGCAACCCGGTATTAATGAACCGCCAGCTGGACAGCACCGCCGCACAGTTATTACACAATGCCCTGCGCCAGCGCGGTATTCAGGTGCGCACCGGTTGTGGGCCGGAACAATTACTCAGTGATAACGGCCAGGAAATAAACCGCTTGCTGTTGCACAGAAGCGGCCGCGATACCCGCCAGACCTTAGCCACCGATCTGGTGATTTTCGCCACCGGCATTATTCCTAATACCGAACTGGCAGCGCAGGCCGGCATTGCCTGCAATAAGGGCATACAGGTCAATGAGTACCTGCAAACCTCGGTGCCGGGTATTTATGCCCTGGGAGAATGCTGTGAGTTTTCCGGCACCACCTATGGGCTGGTCGCGCCTATCTGGCATCAGGTGCAGGTGCTCAGCCAGATGTTATTAAAACAACCGGCGTCGCCCTATTACGAGCAACCGCAGATTACTAAATTAAAAGTATCCGGGCTGGATATGCACAGCATCGGTGATATTCACGCCGGCCCGGACGATGGCTGCGAGCTGATGACCTTGCTGGACGAAGAAGCAGGCATGTATAAAAAACTGGTGCTGCGCCATAACCGTATTATCGGTGCGCTGTGCGTTGGCGATGTGCGTCACAGCCAGTGGTATTTTGATTTACTGATGCAGGCTGAGGATATTTCTGATCAACGGCTGACGCTGTTATTTGGCCCACAGCAGCGGCCTGAAGCGGCTTAA
- a CDS encoding alginate export family protein: MKHFVSANRLILPLAITALSAPLAGTAQALPTVISDGKLLADLRLRYESNDTDDATEKATALTLRSRLGAESGAINGFKVLVEVEDIRALVDEYRVEDPAYDVVADPVDNEINRAQISYSNAGFAAILGRQRILLDNTRFVGNVGWRQNEQTYDAVKLGYKTADYHAQYAFIDQVNDITFTEADVSHHLLNIQYSGFKPGSLTGYAYLLKDDATDAKNNTFGARFSGKQAVNDLSLLYTAEYALQKTDDFDASYLALEAGVVVQGITLAAGFESLGSDGGAYGFQTPLATKHAFNGWADKFLVTPADGLTDTYVKVTTAVAGVNLLAFYHDYGSDQGSADKGSEVNFQATKGFGKYYTAGLKYAAYSKGDAGADTDKAWLWLEAKF; the protein is encoded by the coding sequence ATGAAGCATTTTGTTAGCGCCAACCGTCTGATTCTGCCCTTAGCCATAACCGCATTATCCGCACCACTGGCAGGTACCGCCCAGGCCTTGCCCACGGTCATCAGCGACGGAAAACTACTGGCCGACCTGCGCCTGCGCTACGAAAGTAACGACACCGATGATGCTACCGAGAAAGCCACCGCTCTCACTCTGCGCTCACGCCTTGGTGCCGAAAGCGGCGCCATAAATGGCTTTAAAGTGCTGGTCGAAGTAGAAGACATTCGTGCTCTGGTCGATGAATACCGTGTTGAAGACCCGGCTTACGATGTGGTGGCCGACCCGGTGGACAACGAAATAAACCGCGCCCAAATCAGCTACAGTAACGCCGGATTTGCCGCCATTCTGGGCCGCCAGCGTATCCTGCTGGATAACACCCGCTTTGTCGGCAACGTGGGCTGGCGTCAGAATGAACAAACCTACGATGCCGTCAAACTGGGCTATAAAACCGCGGATTATCACGCGCAATACGCCTTTATTGATCAGGTCAACGACATCACTTTTACCGAGGCCGATGTCAGCCATCATTTACTGAATATTCAATACAGCGGATTTAAACCGGGCAGCCTGACCGGCTATGCCTACTTACTGAAAGACGACGCCACCGATGCCAAAAACAATACCTTCGGTGCGCGTTTTTCCGGCAAACAGGCAGTTAATGATTTATCACTTCTGTACACCGCCGAATACGCACTGCAGAAAACCGATGATTTTGATGCCAGCTATCTGGCGCTGGAAGCCGGCGTAGTTGTTCAGGGAATTACGCTGGCCGCCGGTTTTGAAAGCTTAGGTAGTGACGGCGGCGCTTATGGTTTCCAGACCCCGCTGGCCACCAAACACGCGTTTAATGGCTGGGCCGATAAATTTCTGGTAACCCCTGCTGACGGCTTAACCGACACCTACGTAAAAGTGACCACCGCCGTAGCCGGCGTAAACCTGCTGGCGTTTTACCACGACTACGGTTCAGACCAGGGCAGTGCCGATAAAGGCAGCGAGGTGAATTTTCAGGCGACCAAAGGCTTTGGTAAATATTACACCGCAGGGCTGAAATACGCGGCCTACAGCAAAGGCGATGCCGGTGCCGATACCGACAAAGCCTGGCTGTGGCTGGAAGCTAAATTCTGA
- a CDS encoding nitrate regulatory protein, with the protein MLNTPSDRSNAVAYFLTLGRQQELSELEQFSRTSMLVIAISNLLHQLQYERGLSNLFLGSQGVRGTEELQNQWSNSDTQLKQLQQALNNLLPEQGLQHLPARWLRRLGYALHSLERLPQLRADIQQQRLHTSAAIKAYSELVQSLLAVIFETASQTSNEAMARILVAMFNLMQGKELAGQERACGAAGFAARQFDPALRERITQLIDRQDRCFHIFCDYANDEALQAWARVLQGDFQLEFERLRRLVLTASPASMAVEEYDIRWFHCCSARLDALKQVEEILETRLLQMAQQALLQIRELSAAEPEFNHDLQRAAFDDVPTFALYVSHSETDDPFSGPDDDMAHNLSKPVVELIEAQGKRLKSLHGELDAARTELHERKLIDRAKRELMQRRQMTEQEAYAFLRRMAMNQNRRLVDVANNVLNMTELL; encoded by the coding sequence ATGTTAAACACCCCGTCTGACCGCAGTAACGCCGTTGCGTATTTTTTAACCCTCGGCCGCCAACAGGAACTGAGCGAGCTGGAGCAATTTTCACGCACCAGTATGCTGGTAATAGCCATCAGCAACCTGCTGCATCAGCTGCAATACGAACGCGGTTTATCCAACCTGTTTCTGGGCAGCCAGGGCGTACGCGGCACGGAAGAACTGCAAAACCAATGGAGCAACAGCGATACCCAGCTAAAACAACTGCAACAGGCCCTGAATAACCTGCTGCCAGAACAGGGTTTACAGCATTTACCGGCGCGCTGGTTACGGCGGCTGGGCTATGCCCTGCACAGCCTGGAACGGCTGCCGCAATTACGCGCCGATATTCAGCAGCAACGGCTGCACACCAGTGCTGCCATTAAAGCCTATTCCGAACTGGTGCAAAGCCTGCTGGCGGTTATTTTTGAAACCGCCAGCCAAACCAGCAACGAAGCAATGGCCCGCATTCTGGTGGCCATGTTCAACCTGATGCAGGGCAAAGAACTGGCCGGTCAGGAACGTGCCTGCGGTGCCGCCGGTTTTGCCGCCCGCCAGTTTGATCCGGCGTTGCGCGAGCGCATAACCCAGCTGATCGACCGGCAGGACCGTTGTTTTCATATTTTCTGCGACTACGCCAACGACGAAGCCTTACAAGCCTGGGCGCGCGTATTACAGGGTGATTTTCAGCTGGAATTTGAACGTCTGCGGCGGCTGGTGTTAACCGCCAGCCCGGCGTCCATGGCCGTGGAAGAATACGATATCCGCTGGTTTCACTGCTGCTCAGCAAGATTGGATGCCCTAAAACAGGTGGAAGAAATTCTGGAAACCCGGCTGCTGCAAATGGCCCAGCAGGCATTGCTGCAAATCCGTGAACTCAGTGCGGCTGAACCGGAATTTAACCACGACCTGCAACGCGCGGCCTTTGATGATGTGCCCACCTTTGCTCTCTACGTCAGCCATTCAGAAACCGATGATCCGTTCAGCGGCCCCGATGATGATATGGCCCACAACCTCAGCAAACCGGTGGTGGAGCTGATTGAAGCCCAGGGTAAACGACTGAAAAGCCTGCACGGCGAACTGGATGCCGCGCGCACCGAATTACACGAACGCAAACTGATCGACCGCGCCAAACGGGAATTAATGCAGCGCCGGCAAATGACCGAACAAGAGGCCTATGCCTTTTTACGCCGCATGGCGATGAACCAGAACCGCCGTTTGGTGGATGTGGCTAATAATGTGCTGAACATGACCGAATTGCTCTGA